The window CTCAGGATGCCGTATTTTAAAGGGTTTTGCAAAACAATTTACAACATGCAAAAGTAAAATTACAAAATACGATGCCCAACTTGTATAATAGAAGTCACACAACAACACAAACTACTATACAAGAAAGGGCACTCAAGAATGCTACCATTATCACAAATTGAAAGCAACCAAAAACCACTTCTCATTCACACCGTTCACGAAGACGACAAGGTACTGCTTAATACGCCAGATGCAGAGTGGTTTAGAGTCTTATATTATTTTCCCTGTAAAATAGAGAAAGAAGTAGTCGGAGATACAACCCACTATTATGCGTATTCAGGGTTTGAGACAGTAAAGTATAAAGACAAAGACGGCAAGGAGCAGAGGAAGTCGCAATCAAAGTTAACCAAGAAGTGTCGCTGTCAAGACAGAGACAAGTGTGAACATGACTGGGTACTGGCAGATGAAGGAGCGGGAACAATCGTGAAATCCATAACAAAGATGTATTGGGGCCACAAAGCAAGCATTGTCGGTTTTCCCCGTCAAGGGGTGCCTTTGGATGCAAGGGCGGTGTTGGATGGACCGACCCATGATGTAGAGACATTTCTTCCGCATATAGAAGAAGTATTTGATACCTATCCGGTAATTAAAGAATCGGTTAAAAGAGCATTGTATGATAGTGCGTGTGATAGCAAAGATTTGAAAGATAAGTTTATGGATAAACTTGGGATGGAATTAAAGGCATCTTTAACTCCAAGGCGTCAGAGGGAAGTAACAGTTGGGTTGCCGCGTGGTATGGAAAAGATAACGCCGTATGGTGCCGTTATTTGCAATGGGGGCCATGAGATGGATTACAAAGGAATGCGTTATGAACGAGAGAAATTCATTTATCATGCCCCAACGGATACAGATGGTGGATCGGTGTGTTCAACATGCCGGCATCAGGTAGAGTGTTGCCCCAATTCGCTAACCGGCAGGATGATTAATATATCATTTGGATTGTTACCCCACATAGACACAGAAGACCCTTCGATGGCAAAGAGATTTAAGGCGATAATGACACGTCGCCCTTCAGTTGAGCGGATGATAAAGCGGCTGAAGTGTGATATTGGTGATGATCGTTTAAGCAAGAGAGGGAATCTCTCATTTCAGGCATACCTGGATAAGACGATGATTGCTTTTCACCTCTTGTTACAGAATTAAATTGATGTTTCTGGAAGTAAAATAAAAGACCATAGGAGAGGTGTTTCCAAATTTGCAAATTACCTCCATTATTGGTGCTGTGTTATTTCTTTCTGGTTGCTTTTGACTTGATTTTGAAATACGATTAAAAAAAATTTGCGTTGAACACTTTTCGTTCGAGTTTATGCGGCGACTCTAAAGTCACCATTTAAACCCAAAAAAGGACAATATTGCCCTATATATGACCCCATTCTAATAACCATCTCTTTACATATCAATATGTTAGCAGGTCCCTACCCTGGATACGCCCGTTCGTAGCACACCAAGGACTGAACCTTTTCTTTTGATGATCTTTGCGGCTTTGCGTGAAAACTTCCTCAATCAGAAATCTCAAATAATAGATGATGACACATTAACTAAAATTCTCTTGTCGGTAAATCTTTGAGCACTTTGTTTGGCAAGTTACTGTCAGGAAATAAGATGACCCAAAAAGTGAGAAACACAATTTTCAAGTCAATGGTGAATGACATATTATTTTGATACCATATCTCTAATGCTCCTTTATATGGCATTACCAGCCTTTCATAACATTCAAGGGGCGGTAAATGAGAGTCTGTCACTAATTTCTCTTCGTCCCTAAACATGATCGATCCAATACCAGTTAATCCAGGTTTTATATTGTAAACAGATTCTTTAAGTATCCTGTTATATCTATTAAATCCTGCTTCCATTAGTGGTCTGGGACCAATTAGTGTCATATCACCTTTTAAAACATTTATGATTTGTGGTAATTCGTTAATTTTTGTCTTTCTGAGATAACTCCCTACAAATGTTACCCTTGAATCATTTCGCAAGGTCACATCACCAGTTCCCATATTGGGACTATCTTTCAGCATGGTGGCAAATTTCCAGATTTTGAAAATTTGATTATTGTAACCTACGCGTGGTTGTTTATAAAACACATACCCTTCACCTGTTACTCGAAGTAAAAGGAAAATTGGGGCAAATAAAGGTAAGAATATTATTAATGCTAATAATGAAACTACTACATCAATAACTCTTCTTGATAAGAGATACATTTTCATTTTATACTCATCTCGTAATGGTTTTCGGATAAAATCCGAGATAAAACGGAGCGAGTATACCTTCACCAAGATTTGGTTTTCAGCCCGCCCGGCCTGTAAGCCATTATCCAGCCCCCGTCCGTACCGGCACGGGCGGGCGATACTCATTCTGGCGGGGACGGGTAAATCCGAAAACCAAAACGGTTTTAGTATAAGGCATTCTTAATTTCCACTACCACTCTTTCTAATTCATCATCCGTAATGCTCGTGGAACATGGAATTGCCAGACAGGTTTTAAGGAGTTCTTCGCAAGCATCAGAATCAGTGACAACATACAGACAATCATGATACATTGGTAATTTATTCATTGGCATCCAGAAAGGACGAGAAATGATTTTATTATCATTTAAATGTTTTAATAATTTGGTTTGATGGTTGGTCTTTATTGTAAAAAGCCAATTATTGTGATCAACATCATCTAATACCGTTTGAAATCCAATGTCTCCGACTCCACTGAGATGCTCTTTATAGAAAGCGCCAATTTCTTTTTTCCGTCTGACAAAAGAGTCTAAGACTTCCATTTGAGCCACTCCTATTGCAGCAAGAACGTTAACCATCCGGTAATTATATCCAATTTCATCATGATAATAACTCATTGGATTAACCTTGGCCGTTGTCGTAATATGCTTTGCCTTTTTTGCCAACAACTCATCATCCGACACGATAACACCCCCACCACCGGTGGAGATTATTTTATTTCCATTAAAGCTGAAACAACCCATTAGACCAAATGTCCCGGAATGTTTACTTTTATACGTAGTGCCAAGAGCCTCAGCAGCATCTTCGATTATTAATAAATTATGTTGATCAGCAATTCTTATCAACCTATCCATGTCAGTCATGTTACCTTGTACATGCACCGGCATTATGACTCTTATGCACCTGCCATCATCCTTAAGAATACAATCTCCTTTTAGATTCCCATACGTTTCCTTCGTCAGAAACTCTTCTAACAGATCCAAATTCATTTGCCAGTTATTCAAATCAACATCGATCAAAATAGGGTCTGCGCCGGTATATTTAACAGAATTCGCCGTAGCAACAAAGGTGATATTTGGAATAATTACATAATCATTCCGTTTTACTCCTGACAGTTGTAAGGAAATATGAAGCGCACAAGTTCCATTAACCGTTGCAACACCAAATTTTGCGCCAACATAATCAGCTACCATTTCTTCAAATTTGCCGACAAAGCCTCCGGCCGATGATATCCATCCAGTATCAAGGCAATCTTTCACATATTCCCATTCATTTCCCGAAATATTAGGGACTGACAGCGGAATTAACTTATTATTCATGCTTTCCTGTCAAAAAATGATTCTTCGTGTTGAAGTCCTGACTGAACAAACTTTATACAATTCAAGTATATTAAATATCAGCGTTTTCCAGTTAGGTTTTTGCGTGTTTTATTTATTGTCCCAAAGTTGTCATTCCCGCATGTTTTAAGCGGGAATCTAGGATGAACAATCCTCTGGATACCCGATAAGCTTGTCATCGAGTGATTATATCGAGGAAGCGTTCGGGTATGACAAAAACGTATACGCAAAAACCTAACCGGACACTAATTATTAAATATGAGAAAAGTATTGATTTTACTAATTTCATAAGGCATTGTTGCAGTTAATCAATTACCCTCCCCGGATTACCGACTACTGTTTTACAATCCAGTATTCGTGTTCAACAATAACTCCTGAGTTTATAATTGCACAGCGTTGGATTGTAGCCAACGAGTTGACTATAGCATTGGCACCTAGCATAACTCCACCATGTAGAATTTACTTCTCAGATATTGAACAAGCCACCGGTGGTAATAGAGCGTAGCAGAATATTCGTTCGGTGTAGCATCATACTAGACGATACTTTCGGTTTTCAGCTCAAACACATGGCCGCCAATCTTAATAGTTGGCTGGAAAACATCATAGCTAGTTGCTCTCACACGCCTTTCTATTTCTTCTGAGGTCATAGTTGGTTTGATCTCACACAATTCGTGGAACTCTTTTCTAGAAAATGGCTTTCGAGTCCATTTTTCTTTCGACGATGGTAAGGGTTCGTTTCTCAGTATGTGTCCTACGATTTCATAGAAAAGGACTAATTGATAGTCATAGGTTCGGATAAGAAGTGAGTTGACATCATCATTTGGAAAAACCGAGAATCGTTTAACAGCAACAATGGTGCCCGTATCAACCTTGGTAGCAATATGATGACATGTAACCCCATATTCCTCTGAACACTCGTACAAAGCAAAATTATTGCAACCGATACCTGGATACTCTGGTGAAGCAGGGTGAATATTTATTGCCGCAACTTTGGCTCTTTTAATTAGGTACTCCGGGACGATCCACCTTGAGAGATACGAAATTATATAATCACCGTCCCAACATCCTATGTCTTTGGGTAACGGATCACCCCACACACCAAGATACGCTGAAACATCAGAAAAATTATTCTTAATGAATTTAAGGGCTTTTGAGCAATGTTCGTCCTTTTTCTTACCGAGAAACAAAATTGAGCAGTTCATTTTGTTTGTCATGAGTTATCCTTTTTATAAGAGTTAGCCAGGCACTGGAGTGACAGGAATTTAACATATTTACAACATTATTATTCTTTAAAAAATTATATACATCCTCTCTTATAAGCCTGTTGCACAAACCCAAAACCAGCCGTTTTTCATGCTTCATATAGCAGGGAGTGCCAGTAGCACACACATCATATTGATCACATTTTGGTTTGTGCAACAGGCTATTATATGATAATTTCCAATGTCGATAAAGTAATCACTGGTCTGTAAAATTTGATTTGATAATCCGTCTCTTTCTGATCCCAGGTATTTTAAATTATACGGGTTTTCTTGTTTTTCCGTTTTATCAAAATATCCTGTTACCTTTAAACCCATTGATTTAAAAATATCGCATACTACATACGCATGACCTGAGTAACCGATGAGAAAAATGTCTTTCATTTAAGTGGATCGAATTAGTGTTTTCTGGCGTGGACGGGTGCAACGTTGCATAAGAACTACTTTTTTTCCTCTCGCCAAGACGCCAGGAACGCAAAGAGTAATGACTTCTCTCTTTTAATTTACTTTTATGTTTTTCTTCGCGCTCTTAGCGGCTCTGCGTGAGACTATTCTTTTTCACTGAATCGAATCACATTTTCTGATCTAAATTCTTTCCTGTTTCAATGTGCTGTAAAGACAGCACGACCTTACAGAACTCATCAACAATATGATCTTTATTTATATTCTTTTTGGTTTTTAAGCTTTTTGCAAATGAGATAAAGTTTAATAGGCAATCTTTATCCATTTCTGCTTGTAATGACTTAATTATCCCCACATTTTGAAAACGATCAAAATTAATTATGTCACTTGTAGTATAGAATTCTTCAAAATCCTTTTCACCCGAGGTATCTGTTTTAAAGAAATAACAAGGCCACTGTTTATTCTTAATAAGCTCAGGTGCTTTCCTTTTTGCTTCCCCTTCTGATTCACACTCAAAGGGATCGAAACCATTTTGTTTTAAAAAATTTCTCGCAATATCTGCAAAAGTTTCTTCATTTAAGCCCTGCTCTAACTTTGGAAAAAAGATATCACCATTATCGCCTAATATACAGGACAAAAGACATAATTGAGATGCTTCCTTGTGGGAAATAAAATATCTTTTTACATCATAAGGGGCAGATATTGCCTGTTGTTTTTTTAAACGATTAATAAAGCCAAATGGAAGGCTTCCATCTGAAAATGCAACATTTGCGAATCTGGCAGTTGAATAACGGTGCAGTGTCGAATGATATCGCAACACCTCTTCCATAACCATTTTACTTGCTCCCATTAAATTTGCAGGATTAGCGGCTTTATCAGAGGAGACGGAAAAGAAATTTCTGATTTTATACGGTAGATTTTCTAAAAAATCGTGCAGGAATAAAACATTAGTATCGAGCATCCGAATCAGACAATAAATATCTTTCTCCGAGCGAACATGTTTAATGGCACAAAAGTTAAGAACATAATCAAAGGAGAGAGACTCTTCGAAGTATCTCATAAATTCCTGACTTCCAAATCCAATAGGGAGCGTTGAAAAATCCTCCGGAACACGTAAACCAGCACATGAACGAATGTCTCTAACAACCTCAACCAGGTTATTCTCGCTTAGATCGATCAGGGCCAATCCTTTTGGATTGAACTCAAGTATCGTCTTCACAACAGCTGAGCCAATTGAACCCGCAGCGCCAATAATTGCAACTCTGGCGTTCTTCAGGTTATCATTAATTGCCTTGTAATTGTTGGCGATATCTTCTTCAAATAAAGAAGCGGCTCTGCCAGTCACCATTTCTTCGTAATCAAATAAATTCATGCATCTAACTTTTTAAGGTTGCCACAGTGCACAGGGACGAAACAGGAAAAATAATATAGAAACAGATACTTA is drawn from Candidatus Scalindua sp. and contains these coding sequences:
- a CDS encoding sugar transferase, producing the protein MKMYLLSRRVIDVVVSLLALIIFLPLFAPIFLLLRVTGEGYVFYKQPRVGYNNQIFKIWKFATMLKDSPNMGTGDVTLRNDSRVTFVGSYLRKTKINELPQIINVLKGDMTLIGPRPLMEAGFNRYNRILKESVYNIKPGLTGIGSIMFRDEEKLVTDSHLPPLECYERLVMPYKGALEIWYQNNMSFTIDLKIVFLTFWVILFPDSNLPNKVLKDLPTREF
- a CDS encoding LegC family aminotransferase codes for the protein MNNKLIPLSVPNISGNEWEYVKDCLDTGWISSAGGFVGKFEEMVADYVGAKFGVATVNGTCALHISLQLSGVKRNDYVIIPNITFVATANSVKYTGADPILIDVDLNNWQMNLDLLEEFLTKETYGNLKGDCILKDDGRCIRVIMPVHVQGNMTDMDRLIRIADQHNLLIIEDAAEALGTTYKSKHSGTFGLMGCFSFNGNKIISTGGGGVIVSDDELLAKKAKHITTTAKVNPMSYYHDEIGYNYRMVNVLAAIGVAQMEVLDSFVRRKKEIGAFYKEHLSGVGDIGFQTVLDDVDHNNWLFTIKTNHQTKLLKHLNDNKIISRPFWMPMNKLPMYHDCLYVVTDSDACEELLKTCLAIPCSTSITDDELERVVVEIKNALY
- a CDS encoding polysaccharide biosynthesis protein produces the protein MNLFDYEEMVTGRAASLFEEDIANNYKAINDNLKNARVAIIGAAGSIGSAVVKTILEFNPKGLALIDLSENNLVEVVRDIRSCAGLRVPEDFSTLPIGFGSQEFMRYFEESLSFDYVLNFCAIKHVRSEKDIYCLIRMLDTNVLFLHDFLENLPYKIRNFFSVSSDKAANPANLMGASKMVMEEVLRYHSTLHRYSTARFANVAFSDGSLPFGFINRLKKQQAISAPYDVKRYFISHKEASQLCLLSCILGDNGDIFFPKLEQGLNEETFADIARNFLKQNGFDPFECESEGEAKRKAPELIKNKQWPCYFFKTDTSGEKDFEEFYTTSDIINFDRFQNVGIIKSLQAEMDKDCLLNFISFAKSLKTKKNINKDHIVDEFCKVVLSLQHIETGKNLDQKM